DNA sequence from the Bacteroidales bacterium genome:
AGAAAACAACTGAAAAACAATAATGATTTTAAATTGTTTATTAATCCTCTTCTTTCCGATAAAAATAAACAAAATGGCACACCTTATGGTCATTATTTTCATCAGGATTTTTTAATTGCCCGTAAGATATTTGAAAATAAACCCCAAAAACATCTTGATATTGGCTCAAGGGTTGATGGCTTTGTTGCCCATGTTGCAGTTTTCAGAGAAATAGAATGTTTTGATATAAGACCTCAAAGCAATAAAATGAAAAATGTAATATTTAAAGAAGCAGATTTAATGCAATTACCCGATGAATTGCTCAATTATTGCGACTCTGTTTCTTCATTACATGCAATTGAGCATTTTGGTTTGGGCAGATACAATGACAATATTGATGCTTTTGGTCATTTAAAAGCATTTGAAAATATTTATAACATATTAAAGGCACATGGAAAATTTTATTATTCATGTCCAATGGGCGTGCAAAGAATAGAATTTAATTCTCACCGTGTCTTTTCTTTGAATTATTTATTAAATATATTTAAAGAAAAATTCAACATCATCAGTTTTAATTATGTTGATGACAGAGGAAATTTAATCGAAAACCCTGAACTAACAATCGAAAGCGTTAAAAATAGTTTTAACTGCAAATACGGATGTGCAATTTTTGAGATGGATAAAATTTCTTTATTATAAAAATATCGATTAGCGTGCATTGTGAGAACTGTCTCAAAAGGTGAAAATATTTATTTTACCGCAGAACAGTTACCTTCCTGTATTTTAAACTTCAAACTTTTTTCCAATAATCAATAGTACAATTTATTATCATTTATTATGTTGAATATGTATTTTAATAATACAAAATAATAAAAAATATATGTTAAAAACTTGCATATAAGAATATAAAATTGTATACTTGCATAGTGTTAAATAATATATGACATTAATAAATATTGTTAAAAAAAGCACAAAAAAATTTGCTTTTAGTATTAAATAATATTATATTTGTGTATTAATTTATATGATTGGTCGAAACAAAAAAACAAATAATTTAAAGTAAAAATCCATAAAATAAATAAACTTGAATAAATTATTAGCAAATAGCGTTAAACTGGTTGCCCTGCTTATACTATGGGTAACATTATCATTTAATGCTTTTGCAACTGTTACAACAACAGGTAGCGGAAATTGGAGTTCCACAACTCCTAATGCTCCATGGCCGGGAGGAACAATTCCTTCAACCAGCGATGACATTATTATAGGCGCTGGATTTACCTTAACTGTTGACGGCAACAGAACCTGTAATTCCATTTCTTTTAGTAGTACTTCAGGTACACTCGCCGTAAATGCAAGTGTAGTTCTTACAGTTACCACTTCAATTACTTTGAACAGTTCAACTTCAGCAAACAGAGCATGTACAATAAGTGGTTTGGGAACAATAAATTGTGCTTTGGTTAATGTTGGCAGTACAGTTAGTCCTTCCGGTTCAAGCCGCACTACGCGAATGACTTCAACTCTCACTGCATTTAATGTTTCAGGTAATTTTACAATATATAGCAGCAGGGCAAGCGGTAAAAACAATGACGGTACATTTTACTTTAGTACAGGTACACTTGATATTGATGGCACTTTAACTACTTCAAGTTCAGGAGGTGGCACATGTGCATTTGATATGAACACAGGCAGTAAAAACGGAACTCTCAATCTTGGGGGAGCCGCACCATTTAGTTTCGGTACCGGAACAAACACTATAACATTAAATTCAACTTCAACTACCGTTGATTATAATCGTAGCGGCGATCAGACAATATACGGAACATCTTATTATAATTTAAAAACTTCTGGTTCGAATACAAAATCAACTGATGCTGCCACTACGGTTAACGGCACTTTGGATGTAATTGCAGGAACACTTCAACTTGGTGGAAATAACATCACGGTAACCGGAGCTACTACAATTCTTGGAACACTCGCCGATAACAGTACCAGTGGTACAAATACATTTAATGGTACTGTTTCTGTTACAGGTTCTATTTCTTATACGGCTGCTGAAACATTTACAATAAATAACAATCTGACGTTAAATTCCGGCTCCAGCATAAGCGGCTCTGCAACCGGCATAGTTTCTGCAACCGGTACATTATCTGTTAATTCAGGTACATCTGCTATAGGACAATGCCAAATCAGCATAGGCGGAACTTCAACTATTACAGGAACATTGGAAATAACAAATTCTATTGGAACAAAAACATTTACAGGAAATATTACTGTTAACGGAACATGGAATAATTCGGGAAATTCGGCAATAACAATGGCAGGAAATCTTACGGTTAATACAGGAGCAACATTTACTGCCGGCACAGGCATTTATACACTAAGCGGAGCTTCTAAGGAAATTAACGGAACAATATCATCTCTTTCAATTCCTTCATTGACAGTAAGTGGAAGCTGTACCAATAAAATATCTTCACTTACAGTTGCTACTGCATTATCAGTAGCCGGAACACTTACAAACAACTATACTCTAACAGTAAGCGGAACATTAGGCGGCTGGGGTAGTTTAACACAAGGTATAAGCGGAGCATATTTATATATAGCATCTTCAACAGCCGATGTAACACTAACTGCTTCAGTAAGCACAAATACAGTTGAATATAACGGAGGTGCCCAAACCATAAAAAACACCACTTACGATATTTTAAAAATCAGTGGCAGCGGAGGAACAAAATCCCCCGGTAACGCCATCACAGTTAGTAACAATCTATATATTGATGCAACCGGAACAATTGACTTAAACACTGAAAACGCAACAATAAACGGAACTACTTCTGTTTATGGAACCCTTAAGGACGGAAGCACAACAGGAACAGACCTATTCGTTGGAAAAGTAACAATATATTCAGGAGGAGTATGGAATTTTACAGTTGCCGAATCAGCAGCATTCCGTGGAGGATTGGAACATAATGGAGCTACATTTACTTCGAATACGGGAACTTATAATTTTAATACAAACAGCCAAAGCATTTCCGGTTCAAGTGCAATTACTTTTGACGGACCTGTTACTGTTACCGGTGCAATCACTGTTACAAATTCCAATACTAATGCAGTAACCGGTGTAACATTTAACAATACACTTAACGGGTCAGCAGCGGGTTCTACATTCGACAACAGAGGAATCATGCATTACACATCAAGCGGAAGTACCAACAGACCCATGACCAATGGTGTTTTAGCTGCCGATAATTCTTCAAGCACTGTTTATTACGACAGAGCCGACGACCAAACAATAAAAGTACCATCAACTACATATTATAATCTGATAATTTCCGGTTCAGGCACAAAAACACCTGCTGCTGCAATATCAGTAAACGGAGATTTAACTTTATCAGGCAGCTCTACATTTGCCGACGGAGGATTTCAAATTACAGGGCAAATGGGAAAAACATTTTTTATAAACTCCGGAGCCACTTATACAACAACACGAACAGCAAGCCCATGGTTTCCTACAAACATGGGAACTACATTTGATAATAACAGCACTATAAACATTAGCGGAAATGGTACTTTTATTTTATCAGGATTGCCTGATTGTGGAAATATTAGCTTTGGTGGAACTGTAGGAACAAAAACATTAGCTAACTCATTTACGGCAAACGGCAATTTAACAATAAATAATAACACTACTCTTGCAGGTGGCAGCAACATTATAACTGTAAAAGGAAATGTTATCAATAATTTTACATACACCAGTTCAGGAAGCGGTAAAATATACTTGAATGGAGGAACAGCATTACATCAGATTTCGGGAGGCACATTTGGAGGATTAGAGTTGGATGATTCAAATGGTGCACAATTGCAAACAAGTGCTACAATAAATAATCTTTTATCAGCAACAACCGGAGATTTTGATATAAATAGTAAATCAGTTTCATTAGGTTCAGGAATAAGTATAATCAGGGAGAATGGAAATTTTATAAATGGCACATTCACTTTTTCAACCAATACAGATGTATCATATAACCCTACATCATCAATTTCGGTTGGAGCAGAACTTCCAAGCGATGCAACCAATTTAAGAAATCTTACATTAAACGGAAGCGGACTGGATTTGAGTTTGAGTAACAGCATTACCGTCAACGGAACTTTAACAATGACTTCCGGAACCCTTAATCTGAACGGAAAAAACATAACTCTTTGCTCAACGTGTAATATTTCAGGCGAAACCAGCACCAACAGAATATATGGCTCATCTGGATATATCGAAGTTTCAGGAGTTACCATTGACCATGCTTCCTTAAATCCCGGAAATCTTGGTGCTACTCTTGATGCTGCAAATGTAAATCTTGGTTCAGTAACCGTTAGAAGAGGACATGAGGTTCAAGTAGGACAGGGCAATAATAGCATACTTAGATATTATGATATAACTCCTTCAACTACGGGGCTGAACTTAACTTCATTAAAACTTGAATATTTTGGCGGTGAATTAAATAGTATTAACGAAAACAGCTTAACGTCTTTTTTTTCCACAAATACCGGTTCTACATGGAGAGAAGTAGCACCATCGGAAGTAGCAAATAGTTATGTTTTATTATCGCCGGTTAATTCATTCCAGAGAACAAGATGGGTACTTGGCGATGGCGGCTCGCCACTGCCGGTAGAATTGCTTTCATTTCAGGGGATATATGAAAATAATAAGGTGAACTTATACTGGGCAACAGCATCAGAAATAAATAACGATTATTTCATAGTTGAAAGTTCAACCGATGCAAAGAGTTTTAAAACTCTAACAGTAGTTAAAGGACATGGTAATTTTAACGGAACCCTTAAATATACTGCAGCAGATTCTCAACCTCCACTTGGAGTAGCATATTATCGCTTAAAGCAAACCGATTTTGACGGCAAATTCAAATACAGTGATGTTATAGAAATAAGAACAGATGAAAATACAAATAAATTAACTTCCGAACAACCATATTTTAATGGAAACGAAATTGATGTAAATGTTAAAAATATATCAACCCCGGAATTAAAAGTTGAAATTTATACAATAAATGGAAGCTTGGTTTATCGCAACGTTTACACAACACTAAAAGATGATACAAGAATAAAAATTAGCTCAAGTTATTTTTCCAAAGGTGCTGTTTACTTCATACGAATCAGCGATGACAGGCAAAGTATTGTGAAGAAGTTTGTTTATTAAGAAAAACCAATAGTCATTAGTATTATTTTGTTATTCTGCAATCGTTTTGTTAATCTTTGTGTTGCACAAAAAAACTTTTTAAAAAATTATAAGATAGTATTTTTTTTCTTACGACTTACGACTAAATACTTACGACTTTAATTTTATGACTTTTCGGAGTGAACTCAACTTTAAACCTTAAGCTTCAAACTTTTTTCCAATAATCAATAGTACAATTTATTATAATTTATTATGTTGAATATGTATTTTAATAATACAAAATAATAAAAAATTTATGTTAAAAACTTGTATATAAAAATATAAAATTGTATATTTGCATAGTATTAAATAATATATGGCGTTAGTAAATATTGTTAAAAAAAGCATAAAAAAATTTGCTTTTAGTATTAAATAATATTATATTTGTGTATTAACTTATATAATTGGTCGAAACAAAAAAACAAATAATTTAAAATAAAAATCCACAAAATAAATAAACTTGAATAAATTATTAGCAAATAGCGTTAAACTAGTTGCCCTGCTTGTGCTTTGGGTGGTTTTGTCATTTAATGCTTTTGCACAAACCACAGGCGATTATCGTTCTGCCGCAACAGGCAACTGGTCGGATGCAGCAAACTGGGATAGATACAATGGCTCAGGTTGGATAAACAATCCTGCAGAAGGATATCCCGGTCAAGCAGCTTCAACAAATGCAGTTGACATACAGCACAACATGACATTAGAGGTTTCTCCCGCAAATGCTTTAGCGAGTTTAACAATTTCTCAGCCGTCAATATCTCTTACTATAGGAAGCAGCGTTACAGCCCGTACTCTCACAGTAACAGGGAATATTGTCATTTCGGGAAATAATTCATATATCGCAGTGGGTGCTTTTGCGGCAACCCATACATTAAATGTAGGTGGAATAATTGATTTGTCTGGTAGCAGTACATATATTGATCTTTACACTGCTGCCGGACAGGTTTGTAATCTTGTGTTTAATGTAAATACAGCACACTCTATCGGCGGAGCAGGTGCAACAACCTGCCAGTTTAACAATATTACAATTAATGCAAACTGCAATACGCTGACTGCCGGCATTGCTCTTGACCTGCAAGGAACAATGATAATTAATACAGGTTCAACTTTTGATGCTGCATCATACACTCACACAATTTATAGCACATGGACAAACAGCGGAACATTTACATGCAGCACAAGTACTATTGAATTTGATGGAGCAGCGCAAACTATAACTCCCGGTGGTTCTGCATTTAATAATGTTAATTTTAAAACATCGGGAGTTAAAACACTTGCAGGAACGCTCACAATAAATGGTAACTGCGCATTATCAGGTACGGCAAACCTTACCGATGCCGGATACCAGATAACAGGAAATGCTTCCGGGACTTTTGATTTAGGTGCAGGCACATTTTTAACATTAGGAAATGCTGCCACGGCAACTTCTTTTCCTACTAACTTTGTTACTGTTAATCTTAATGCAACAAGTACCGTAACATATAATTCAAGTTTAGCCCAAACGATTTCTGATGTTGCAAGCTATGGAAACCTCACGCTGACTACTACTCTGGCAGTTATTAAAACAGCAGCTAATAACCTTACCGTTAACGGAACATTAACAATTGGTGCAAATAATACCTTAGCTGATGGAGGTTACGCTATCAATTGCATGGGAGCTGCAATTACAGTTGCAGGAACACATACAGGGATAGGAAAAATCCAACTTACAGGTGCAGTTGCTACACAAAGCATAAGTGGTGCAGGTTCTCTGAACAATATAGAATTTGCAAAAAGCAGCGGAACCGCAAGAATAACATCTGCTTTTACAATAAACGGAGACATTACGGTTACTTCCGCTACATTTACTTTAAACGGCTATACACTTACAACAAGCGGCGATATTGATGTTGTCAGCGGAGCAACTTTTACAGTTAACAGCAGCGCTATTTTAAAAGTAGCAAATGGAAAAACCATTACAAATGAAGGAACATGCTCTTTTTCCGGAGCCGCTGCCACTCCAGCTACTATTACCAGAAACAGCTCTGGTAGTTTTTATTTTGTGCAAAGTGCCGCCACTGCAAATTTAACTGCAAGATATTATACTTTTGAATATTGTAATCTTACTATAAGCGATGGAACTATTTCTGTTTCACCAAACAATCTTGGTAATGGAACCTTTTCTAATGGTACAGGCAATGAATATATTAATTTTGACGGATATGCTTCAAGTGTAAGTCCTTCTTTTATTACTTTTAATAATGGCCCAGCTTATAATATCCGCAAAACATCAGGTGCCGGAGTAATTACAATATCTGGTGCCGCAGGCGACTTATCGGGTGAAGATTATGACGAGGATAATGCAGACCCGGGAACATTAATAATATGGTCATCAGGCAACACTTTCTATTCACAAGGAACAGATAATTTCAGCACTCTTACGAACTGGGATACGAATCCTGCCGGCGGCGGAACCGACCCTGTTGCTGCTAACTTAACAAGCGGGTTGTGTACTTTTATAGTTCAGGACGGACATACTGTTACAGTTAATCAAAATATTGATGTTTATGATTTAACTGTAGGCGAAGGAACTTCAGGGACTCTCACTATCGGCAATAGTACTACAGCAAGAACCGTAACAGTACGTGATAGTTTAACTATAGCAAGTGGCGGAACCTTAGATGTTGGTGCATACGCTGCCACACATCTTGTATATCTTTATGGCGACCTGACAATAAATGGCACATTTGATGTAGTAGGCGCCGTTTCAACCTATATTGCCAATGTTTATTTTTATAATGTCAGCAATCAGGCAATTGGCGGAACTCCAACATCTGTTCAGTTTAATACTATTACTTTCGGAGCGTCAACATCTGTAACAACTAATTATGCTCTTGACATAGAAGGAAGTGTTGTTTTCGGCGCTTCTACAGAATTTAATTCCGGAAATTACACCCATACCGTTTATGGAAACTGGACAGGCAACGCAACAGGTACGCATACTTCCACAGGAACAATAAAATTTGACGGAGCAGCACAAACAATTGCAGGAGCTACTGCATTTTATAATATAGAGCTTGCAGGTACAGGCACAAAAACTATTAACACCGGTGCCATAACTGTTGGCGGTGATTTTATAATATCGGCTGCATCTCTCACTGTTACATCAAATCAAATTATTACTATTACCGGAAAATATTCGGTAACCGGAGCAACAGCAACCATTACACCATCGGCTGCAATAAACATAACAGGAAATCTTGAAGTAAGCGGAACGCCGACAATATGGGGCGGTGCTGCAAATACAACTACTGTAACAGGAAATTTAATAGTATCAAATAACTCTACTTTAACAATAGGAAGTACGACTGCAGTTAAAACTATAAATGTTACAGGCAATGTGCAGGTTGATTTAGGAAGCACTTTAAATGTAGGTGCTTTTGCCGCTGTTCATGTATTAACAATAAGCGGCAGCTTAACAGTAAATGGCACATTGGATTTTTATACAGCATCAGGACAGGTTTGTAATCTTGCTTTCAGCACTGATGTTGCGCATGCAATTAACGGAAACCCAGAGGCAATACAGCTTAACCGACTTACATTTAATGCATCGAGCAATACAACAACTACCAGTTATGCTCTCGATATTGAGGAAAATGTTGTTTTCGGTGCCTCTTCCGAATTTAATTCCGGTAACTACACTCATACAGTTTATGGAAACTGGACAGGTAATGCTACCGGAACCCATACATCAACCGGTAAAATATTATTTGATGGAGCAGCTCAGACAATTGCAGGTGCTACTTCATTCTACAATATAGAACTTGCAGGAACAGGAACAAAAACAATCAACACAGGAGCTATAACTGTCGGCGGTGA
Encoded proteins:
- a CDS encoding T9SS type A sorting domain-containing protein, producing MNKLLANSVKLVALLILWVTLSFNAFATVTTTGSGNWSSTTPNAPWPGGTIPSTSDDIIIGAGFTLTVDGNRTCNSISFSSTSGTLAVNASVVLTVTTSITLNSSTSANRACTISGLGTINCALVNVGSTVSPSGSSRTTRMTSTLTAFNVSGNFTIYSSRASGKNNDGTFYFSTGTLDIDGTLTTSSSGGGTCAFDMNTGSKNGTLNLGGAAPFSFGTGTNTITLNSTSTTVDYNRSGDQTIYGTSYYNLKTSGSNTKSTDAATTVNGTLDVIAGTLQLGGNNITVTGATTILGTLADNSTSGTNTFNGTVSVTGSISYTAAETFTINNNLTLNSGSSISGSATGIVSATGTLSVNSGTSAIGQCQISIGGTSTITGTLEITNSIGTKTFTGNITVNGTWNNSGNSAITMAGNLTVNTGATFTAGTGIYTLSGASKEINGTISSLSIPSLTVSGSCTNKISSLTVATALSVAGTLTNNYTLTVSGTLGGWGSLTQGISGAYLYIASSTADVTLTASVSTNTVEYNGGAQTIKNTTYDILKISGSGGTKSPGNAITVSNNLYIDATGTIDLNTENATINGTTSVYGTLKDGSTTGTDLFVGKVTIYSGGVWNFTVAESAAFRGGLEHNGATFTSNTGTYNFNTNSQSISGSSAITFDGPVTVTGAITVTNSNTNAVTGVTFNNTLNGSAAGSTFDNRGIMHYTSSGSTNRPMTNGVLAADNSSSTVYYDRADDQTIKVPSTTYYNLIISGSGTKTPAAAISVNGDLTLSGSSTFADGGFQITGQMGKTFFINSGATYTTTRTASPWFPTNMGTTFDNNSTINISGNGTFILSGLPDCGNISFGGTVGTKTLANSFTANGNLTINNNTTLAGGSNIITVKGNVINNFTYTSSGSGKIYLNGGTALHQISGGTFGGLELDDSNGAQLQTSATINNLLSATTGDFDINSKSVSLGSGISIIRENGNFINGTFTFSTNTDVSYNPTSSISVGAELPSDATNLRNLTLNGSGLDLSLSNSITVNGTLTMTSGTLNLNGKNITLCSTCNISGETSTNRIYGSSGYIEVSGVTIDHASLNPGNLGATLDAANVNLGSVTVRRGHEVQVGQGNNSILRYYDITPSTTGLNLTSLKLEYFGGELNSINENSLTSFFSTNTGSTWREVAPSEVANSYVLLSPVNSFQRTRWVLGDGGSPLPVELLSFQGIYENNKVNLYWATASEINNDYFIVESSTDAKSFKTLTVVKGHGNFNGTLKYTAADSQPPLGVAYYRLKQTDFDGKFKYSDVIEIRTDENTNKLTSEQPYFNGNEIDVNVKNISTPELKVEIYTINGSLVYRNVYTTLKDDTRIKISSSYFSKGAVYFIRISDDRQSIVKKFVY
- a CDS encoding DUF268 domain-containing protein, giving the protein MKDFLIRIYKISNSMGFDVLLFFGFLRQLPTFISEYFKLRKQLKNNNDFKLFINPLLSDKNKQNGTPYGHYFHQDFLIARKIFENKPQKHLDIGSRVDGFVAHVAVFREIECFDIRPQSNKMKNVIFKEADLMQLPDELLNYCDSVSSLHAIEHFGLGRYNDNIDAFGHLKAFENIYNILKAHGKFYYSCPMGVQRIEFNSHRVFSLNYLLNIFKEKFNIISFNYVDDRGNLIENPELTIESVKNSFNCKYGCAIFEMDKISLL